One region of Culex pipiens pallens isolate TS chromosome 2, TS_CPP_V2, whole genome shotgun sequence genomic DNA includes:
- the LOC120425840 gene encoding amine oxidase [flavin-containing] A has protein sequence MPESAHQIADVLIVGAGLSGLCAAKRIRDKHPSVGIKVLDRCSAAGGNLSGFKSRWITENHFHAVELCRELGVALERRNGAVGVAGGRRRDVTPFGGLVWGPLASLECTRLMAEIDSLCSGRFIAEYPMNMDEFLEAKLLFETSKEFFRFLIKISCGYNPVELTVTDWLKFCQSMASSMSCLYEMLTMSEDHLVPAGGGEWAGLVEKLVEAIGPDDVILSCEVTHVQYTDEDFVMVHDGSGGHWLARTVICAISCNDLFQIQFVPSRPMILLLNVPDSSEANITHVTEFRAQFRSSEWRDQGYSGNLFLPSRRIICFESTERYGLVGSFFHVENLSVIDARQTILGILASTLNSPTLMDPLSFNSNCNPIPFFVEAPFNFHRRIILSSSNASCWYRGFINGSVQAGIKAAILALLEVRPQTINLKDVTDMQCVLFKYFRPQSPLERLWAMVNLASVRQLVAIVSTIVATFRMVRGMVRSLFEWKLQVE, from the exons ATGCCCGAAAGTGCACACCAAATTGCAGACGTCCTCATCGTCGGTGCCGGCCTGTCTGGGCTGTGTGCGGCCAAACGCATCCGGGACAAGCACCCGTCGGTCGGAATCAAGGTGCTGGACAGATGCTCCGCTGCCGGGGGCAATTTGTCCGGCTTCAAATCACGCTGGATCACCGAGAATCATTTCCACGCCGTTGAGCTTTGCCGGGAGTTGGGGGTGGCGTTGGAACGGCGGAACGGTGCGGTGGGAGTTGCTGGTGGTAGACGGAGGGATGTAACGCCCTTTGGGGGGCTCGTCTGGGGTCCGTTGGCCAGTCTCGAGTGCACCCGGTTGATGGCGGAAATTGACTCTCTCTGCTCCGGTCGGTTTATCGCCGAGTACCCGATGAATATGGATGAATTTCTGGAGGCAAAGTTGCTCTTTGAGACGTCGAAggagttttttcgatttttgatcaaaatcagCTGTGGATACAACCCAGTGGAGCTGACCGTGACGGATTGGTTAAAGTTTTGTCAATCAATGGCGTCGTCCATGTCTTGTCTGTACGAGATGCTGACGATGTCCGAAGACCACTTGGTCCCGGCTGGAGGTGGAGAATGGGCCGGGCTGGTGGAGAAACTCGTTGAAGCAATCGGACCGGACGATGTAATACTTTCGTGTGAAGTCACTCATGTGCAATATACGGACGAGGATTTCGTGATGGTCCACGATGGCAGTGGCGGCCACTGGCTAGCCCGTACCGTCATTTGTGCAATTTCGTGTAATGATTTGTTTCAGATCCAGTTTGTACCGTCTCGTCCGATGATTTTGCTGCTCAACGTACCGGACTCGAGTGAGGCAAACATCACACATGTGACCGAATTCAGGGCGCAATTTCGGTCATCCGAGTGGAGGGACCAAGGCTACTCCGGGAATCTATTTCTTCCATCCCGGAGAATAATTTGTTTCGAGAGCACCGAAAGGTACGGCCTGGTCGGATCATTTTTCCACGTGGAAAATTTGAGTGTTATCGATGCTCGACAGACCATCCTTGGAATCCTGGCCAGCACGCTAAACAGTCCCACCCTCATGGATCCACTTTCATTCAACTCAAATTGCAACCCAATACCGTTCTTCGTCGAAGCTCCATTCAACTTTCACCGGCGAATAATTCTTTCCTCCTCAAACGCAAGCTGCTGGTACCGAGGATTCATCAATGGCTCCGTCCAAGCAG GAATCAAGGCGGCCATCCTGGCCCTGCTGGAGGTCCGACCGCAGACCATCAACCTGAAGGACGTCACCGACATGCAGTGCGTGCTGTTCAAGTACTTTCGGCCGCAGTCCCCGCTCGAACGGCTCTGGGCGATGGTCAACCTGGCCAGCGTGCGGCAGCTTGTGGCCATCGTTAGCACAATTGTGGCCACGTTCAGGATGGTGCGTGGGATGGTGAGGAGTTTGTTCGAGTGGAAGCTTCAAGTGGAATAA